The Triticum aestivum cultivar Chinese Spring chromosome 3A, IWGSC CS RefSeq v2.1, whole genome shotgun sequence genome includes a region encoding these proteins:
- the LOC123058785 gene encoding cyclin-dependent protein kinase inhibitor SMR5, whose amino-acid sequence MAMESGSEAAAAAGYYGGTCGWETPKREECRILATLPCPAAPRKAAADFGTPRRPPKNGYFQPPDLEALFALAPRRQASCA is encoded by the coding sequence ATGGCCATGGAGAGCGgctcggaggcggcggcggcggcgggctactACGGCGGCACCTGCGGGTGGGAGACGCCGAAGCGGGAGGAGTGCCGCATCCTGGCGACGCTGCCCTGCCCCGCGGCGCCGAGGAAGGCCGCGGCCGACTTCGGCACGCCCCGGCGCCCGCCCAAGAACGGCTACTTCCAGCCGCCGGACCTCGAGGCCCTCTTCGCGCTCGCCCCGCGCCGGCAGGCCTCGTGCGCGTGA